In a genomic window of Mucilaginibacter sp. KACC 22063:
- a CDS encoding mechanosensitive ion channel family protein gives MDIHLFLHHAYEWLSLKGPLFLLGAIVFIIGLWIIKLIRNGLKRRMSKREVHSSLQPFFMSLSITALYVLLIVLVLQIIDYPLTFFTTILGAATVAAGLALSGTLQNFAGGILILLLKPFELGDNIVAQGQDGVVASIQIFYTVVITFDNKTVIIPNGKLFNEVIVNVTREGKRRLDIGLKLGYVAAPEDVIRIIENSIKSTPDILPLPETVGVSALELDGIKYTIRVWVDPKNYTRIKLGLQALIVKDLREAGIKLPGT, from the coding sequence ATGGATATACACTTATTTTTACATCATGCCTACGAGTGGCTTTCATTAAAAGGGCCGCTATTTTTATTAGGAGCCATTGTATTTATCATTGGTTTATGGATAATTAAACTTATCCGCAATGGCTTAAAAAGACGCATGAGCAAAAGAGAGGTACATTCTTCTTTGCAGCCATTTTTCATGAGCTTATCAATCACAGCACTTTATGTTTTGCTCATTGTGCTGGTGCTACAAATCATCGACTATCCTTTAACATTCTTTACCACCATACTTGGCGCTGCTACTGTTGCTGCAGGTTTAGCGCTATCGGGCACGCTTCAAAACTTTGCAGGTGGAATACTCATTTTGCTTTTAAAGCCTTTTGAGCTGGGCGATAATATTGTGGCGCAGGGGCAGGATGGCGTTGTGGCTTCTATCCAGATATTTTATACGGTTGTAATTACTTTCGACAATAAAACGGTGATTATACCCAACGGCAAGCTGTTCAATGAGGTAATTGTAAACGTCACCCGCGAAGGCAAACGCAGGTTAGATATCGGTCTTAAATTGGGTTACGTTGCTGCACCCGAAGATGTGATCAGGATTATTGAAAATTCTATTAAATCTACACCTGATATATTACCATTACCAGAAACAGTTGGCGTTTCCGCCCTTGAACTGGATGGCATTAAGTATACCATAAGGGTATGGGTTGATCCGAAGAACTATACCAGGATCAAGCTTGGTTTACAGGCTTTAATTGTTAAAGATTTACGCGAAGCAGGCATAAAATTACCGGGCACCTGA